One Halobacterium wangiae genomic window, CTACGCGGTCCTGGGGGCTGGCCTGGTCGGTACCGGACTGCTCGCCGAACTCAGGAGTCTCTCGACGTTCGGTGGCGGTCAGTTCATCTTCGGCGTGTGGCTCGCCGTTCTGGGCGGCGTCGCCATCGCCGCCGGTGTGATGATGTACACCGACAAGGTGCAGTCGCGACTCGGCGGCGCGTAGGCTGTACAACCGATTACCCTTTTAGGTGCGAGCGAGTCGGCTGGCACATGAACCGATTCGGCGACGCGCCGGACCAGTACGAGCCCGCGGACGTCGAGGACCGGGTGTTCGACTACTGGGCGGACGTCGACGCCTACGAGCAGACGAAGGACCACCGAGCCGACGGCGAGGACTTCTTCTTCGTCGACGGGCCGCCGTACACGTCGGGCGCCGCCCACATGGGCCACGCCTGGAACAAGAGCCTGAAGGACGCCTACATCCGGTACAAGCGGATGCAGGGCTACGACGTGACCGACCGGCCGGGCTACGACATGCACGGCCTCCCCATCGAGACGAAAGTCGAGGAGGAGATGGACTTCGCGAACAAGAAGGACATCGAGGCGTACGGCGTCGAGAACTTCCTCGACACCTGCCGGGAGTTCGCCGAGGACAGCCTCGCGCAGCTCCAGTCGGACTTCCAGAGCTTCGGCGTCTGGATGGACTGGGAGAACCCGTACAAGACGGTCGACCCGTCGTACATGGAGTCGGCGTGGTGGGCGTTCGACCAGGTCCACGAACACGGCCTCGTCGAGCGCGGGAAGCGCTCGATCAGCCAGTGCCCGCGCTGCGAGACCGCCATCGCCAACAACGAGGTGGAGTACGAGGACGTCGAGGACCCCTCCATCTACGTCACCTTCGACCTCGACGACCGCGAGGGGAGTCTCGTCGTCTGGACGACGACGCCGTGGACCATCCCAGCCAACGAGTTCGTCGCCGTCGACGAGGAGACGACCTACCAGAAGGTCCGCGCCACCAGGGACGGCGAGGAGCACGTACTCTACCTCGCCGAGGAGTGCGTCGAGGACGTGCTCTCGGTCGGGCAGTACGACGACTACGAGGTCGAGGCGTCCCTCCAGGGCAGCGAGCTGCTCGGCTGGTCGTACACGCCGCCCCTCGTCGAGGAGGTGCCCGCGAACCCCGCGGACGCGGAGGGCGTCCACGAGGTGTACCACGGCGACTGGGTGGAGGTCGACCGCACCGGCCTCGTCCACTCCGCACCCGGCCACGGTGAGGAGGACTTCGTGCGCGGCGAGGAACTCGGCCTCCCCGTCTTCTGCCCGGTCGGCGAGGACGGCGTCTACACCGACGAGGGCGGGAAGTACGCCGGGCAGTTCGTGCGCGACGCCAACGACGACATCGTCGCGGACCTCGAGGCGAAGGGCGCGATGCTCGCCCACGAGACCGTCTCCCACTCCTACGGCCACTGCTGGCGCTGCGACACCGGTATCGTCCAGATCGTCACCGACCAGTGGTTCATCACCATCACCGACGTGAAGGAGGACCTCCTCGAGAACATGGAGGACGCGGACTGGTACCCGCAGTGGGCCCGCGACAACCGCTTCCGCGACTTCGTGGAGAACGCGCCGGACTGGAACGTCAGCCGGCAGCGCTACTGGGGCATCCCCATCCCCATCTGGACGCCCGAGGACTGGAGCGGCGACATGGACGACGTACTCGTCGTCGGCACCCGCGAGGAACTCGCGGAACTCGCCGACCAGGACGTCGACCCCGCGTCCGTGGACCTCCACAAGGACACCGTCGACGACCTCACTATCACGCAGGACGGGACGACGTACAGCCGCGTCCCGGACGTCTTCGACGTCTGGCTCGACTCCTCGGTGGCGTCGTGGGGGACGCTGAACTTCCCCTCGGAGACGGAGGACTACGAGGAGCTGTGGCCCGCCGACCTCATCATCGAGGCCCACGACCAGACCCGCGGCTGGTTCTGGTCGCAACTCGGCATGGGCACCGCCGCCGTCGGCGAGGTTCCCTACAAGAACGTCGTGATGCACGGCCACGCGCTGATGCCCGACGGCCGCGCGATGTCGAAGTCCCGGGACATCCGCATCGACCCCCAGGAACTCATCGACGAGTACGGCGCTGACCCGATGCGGATGTTCGTGCTCTCGGTCTCCCCGCGAGGCGACGACATGCGGGTGTCCCACGACGAGGTGGGGAACCTGCAGAGCGACCTCAACATCCTCTGGAACGTCTTCCGGTTCCCGCGGCCGTACATGGCACTGGACGACTTCGACGCCAACGTCCCGGCCGGCTTCGGCGGCGACGGCTCCGGCGTCTCCGTCGAGGACGTCGAACTGGAGACGGTCGACGAGTGGCTCCTCTCGACGCTCCAGCGCGTGAAGGCCGACGCCACCGAACACTGGGAGAACTACGAGCAGCACCGCGCGCTCGAGGAAGTGCTCTCGTTCGTCACCGAGGACCTCTCGCGGTACTACGTGCAGGTCGTCCGCGAGCGCATGTGGGAGGCCGATGACTCCCCGTCGAAGACCGCGGCGTACGCGACGATGCAGCGGGTCCTCCTCGAGGTGACCGCGCTGCTCGCGCCGTACGCGCCGCTGGTCACCGAGGAGCTCTACCAGCACCTCTCGGGCGACGAGGGCTACGACACGGTCCACATGTGTGACTGGCCCGCGGTCGACGAGTCCTACCGCCACCCCGACCTGGAGGGCGCCGTCGACGTGCTGCGCGACGTCGAGGAGGCGGGCAGCCACGCCCGCCAGCAGGCCGGTCGGAAGCTCCGCTGGCCCGTCACGCGCATCGTCGTCGACGCGGAGAGCGAGGGCATCGTGGACGCCGTCGAGGCCCACGGCGACCTGCTCCGCGACCGCCTCAACGCCCGCGCCATCGAGGTCGTCGCGCCCGGCGAGAGCTGGGACGAACTCGCGTTCAGCGCGCGCGCCGATATGAGCAAACTCGGCCCCGCGTTCGGCGACGACGCGGGCCGTGTGATGAACGCGCTCAACGACGCCCACGTCGAGAGCGCGGACCTCGACGCACTCTCGGCACAGGTCAGTGAGGCGCTCGGCGAGGACGTCGAACTCGACGACGAGATGGTGGAGTTCGTCGAGGAGACGCCCGAGGGCGTCGCCGGCGCCGACTTCGAGAGCGGGACTGTCTACGTGGACACCGAGTTGACGGAGGACGTCGAGAGCGAGGGGTACGCCCGCGAGGTCATCCGGCGCGTCCAGGAGATGCGCAAGGACCTCGACCTGGAGATGGACGCCAAGATCCGCCTCGACGTCGCGGTGTTCGACGAGCGCGTCGGTCGCCTCGTCGCCGAGCACGAGGCCCTCATCAAGGAGGAGACCCGTGCCCGCGAACTCGGGGAGGTCGAGGACGGCTACCGCGAGGAGTGGGACGTCGAGGGCGTGAAACTCGCACTCGAAGTCGAGGAGCTGTAGGGCGTCT contains:
- the ileS gene encoding isoleucine--tRNA ligase, which translates into the protein MNRFGDAPDQYEPADVEDRVFDYWADVDAYEQTKDHRADGEDFFFVDGPPYTSGAAHMGHAWNKSLKDAYIRYKRMQGYDVTDRPGYDMHGLPIETKVEEEMDFANKKDIEAYGVENFLDTCREFAEDSLAQLQSDFQSFGVWMDWENPYKTVDPSYMESAWWAFDQVHEHGLVERGKRSISQCPRCETAIANNEVEYEDVEDPSIYVTFDLDDREGSLVVWTTTPWTIPANEFVAVDEETTYQKVRATRDGEEHVLYLAEECVEDVLSVGQYDDYEVEASLQGSELLGWSYTPPLVEEVPANPADAEGVHEVYHGDWVEVDRTGLVHSAPGHGEEDFVRGEELGLPVFCPVGEDGVYTDEGGKYAGQFVRDANDDIVADLEAKGAMLAHETVSHSYGHCWRCDTGIVQIVTDQWFITITDVKEDLLENMEDADWYPQWARDNRFRDFVENAPDWNVSRQRYWGIPIPIWTPEDWSGDMDDVLVVGTREELAELADQDVDPASVDLHKDTVDDLTITQDGTTYSRVPDVFDVWLDSSVASWGTLNFPSETEDYEELWPADLIIEAHDQTRGWFWSQLGMGTAAVGEVPYKNVVMHGHALMPDGRAMSKSRDIRIDPQELIDEYGADPMRMFVLSVSPRGDDMRVSHDEVGNLQSDLNILWNVFRFPRPYMALDDFDANVPAGFGGDGSGVSVEDVELETVDEWLLSTLQRVKADATEHWENYEQHRALEEVLSFVTEDLSRYYVQVVRERMWEADDSPSKTAAYATMQRVLLEVTALLAPYAPLVTEELYQHLSGDEGYDTVHMCDWPAVDESYRHPDLEGAVDVLRDVEEAGSHARQQAGRKLRWPVTRIVVDAESEGIVDAVEAHGDLLRDRLNARAIEVVAPGESWDELAFSARADMSKLGPAFGDDAGRVMNALNDAHVESADLDALSAQVSEALGEDVELDDEMVEFVEETPEGVAGADFESGTVYVDTELTEDVESEGYAREVIRRVQEMRKDLDLEMDAKIRLDVAVFDERVGRLVAEHEALIKEETRARELGEVEDGYREEWDVEGVKLALEVEEL